From the Myxococcales bacterium genome, one window contains:
- a CDS encoding LD-carboxypeptidase — translation MPALRKPRALKQGATIGIAAPAGPIEPARLAAGVAMLGKLGFEVVQADDLTRSAGYLAGSDERRAAEFMQLVADPDIDAIYCARGGYGCHRIISRLDPKAVRSAAKPLMGYSDITTLLLWQLRQAGLMGFHGPMFDRPDDLTAASRRAITTSLLGIGPPPRISGKPMVRGWGEGRLTGGSLKLVVGSLGTPWEIETRDSILLLEETHEPPYSIDRMLSQLQSAGKFDDVVGIGIGTFADCTNSSMPQPTASAVLEELLTPLGVPIVCELPFGHADENLAWAVGVRAAIDGDRGEIEMLELAVAKR, via the coding sequence GTGCCCGCGCTTCGCAAGCCGCGCGCGCTGAAGCAAGGCGCGACGATCGGAATCGCCGCGCCCGCCGGGCCCATCGAGCCTGCGCGTCTCGCAGCTGGCGTCGCGATGCTGGGTAAACTCGGCTTCGAGGTTGTCCAGGCCGACGATCTGACCCGCAGTGCGGGTTATCTCGCGGGTTCCGACGAACGTCGTGCAGCAGAATTCATGCAGCTGGTTGCAGATCCCGACATCGACGCGATCTACTGCGCCCGGGGCGGTTATGGCTGCCATCGCATCATCTCACGGCTCGACCCCAAAGCCGTGCGCAGTGCCGCCAAACCTTTGATGGGGTACAGCGACATCACGACACTGCTGCTCTGGCAACTGCGCCAGGCGGGGCTGATGGGCTTTCACGGGCCCATGTTCGACCGCCCCGACGATCTCACGGCAGCAAGCAGGCGAGCGATCACGACATCGCTGCTCGGCATCGGGCCGCCTCCGCGGATTTCGGGCAAGCCCATGGTGCGCGGCTGGGGAGAGGGTCGACTCACCGGTGGATCGCTCAAATTGGTGGTGGGGAGCCTGGGCACACCCTGGGAAATCGAGACCCGGGATTCGATCCTGTTGCTCGAAGAGACCCATGAGCCGCCCTACAGCATCGACCGAATGCTCTCGCAGTTGCAATCCGCGGGCAAGTTCGATGATGTCGTCGGGATCGGCATCGGCACCTTCGCCGATTGCACCAATTCGTCCATGCCCCAGCCGACGGCGTCTGCCGTGCTGGAAGAACTCCTCACGCCGCTGGGGGTTCCGATCGTTTGCGAACTTCCCTTTGGCCACGCCGATGAGAACCTCGCCTGGGCTGTGGGTGTGCGCGCCGCAATTGACGGAGACCGCGGCGAGATCGAAATGTTGGAATTGGCGGTGGCGAAACGCTAG
- a CDS encoding beta-lactamase family protein: MKRSIINRKLARVPKAIEKSIEKAEIPGAVVLARMPIENELVEHVCVRGHAVLQPERLPMTRKTVFDLASLTKPMATTSAILLLVKEGAINLHDPVSKVLPEFADRDKDAVTLRHLLTHSSGLRPWRAFHELLIRKERKSFDRILGTPEGREWILERVIRSGLVHDPGEAAVYGDLDFMTLGAVVEAVAQQPLDVFCAEQIFGPLGMKDTRFLPLPVDGTSSQDAVPAELRRRIAATENCSWRDRILWGEVHDPNASAMGGVAGHAGLFATADDVMTFAGAFLDGWHGRSDLFPKTLVREFCTRQHLPEDSDWAMGWDTPTQGASSSGNYFSPNSVGHLGFTGTSLWIDLEREAIVVMLTNRVHLVAKRSRFELRPKIHDFIIDAFISG; this comes from the coding sequence ATGAAACGAAGCATCATCAACCGAAAGTTGGCGCGCGTCCCGAAGGCGATCGAAAAATCGATCGAGAAGGCAGAGATTCCGGGCGCCGTCGTGCTCGCTCGCATGCCGATCGAGAACGAACTCGTCGAGCACGTTTGCGTGCGCGGTCACGCGGTGCTTCAACCGGAGCGTTTGCCGATGACCCGGAAAACGGTCTTCGATCTGGCCTCTCTCACCAAACCGATGGCCACGACCTCGGCCATCCTGCTGCTCGTGAAAGAGGGAGCGATCAATCTTCACGATCCCGTATCAAAGGTGTTGCCCGAGTTTGCGGATCGCGACAAAGACGCCGTCACCCTGCGACACCTGCTCACTCACTCGTCTGGGCTCAGGCCCTGGCGGGCCTTCCACGAGCTGTTGATCCGCAAAGAACGCAAGAGTTTTGATCGCATCCTCGGCACACCGGAAGGGCGCGAATGGATCCTCGAGCGGGTGATTCGCTCGGGGCTCGTGCACGATCCCGGCGAAGCCGCGGTCTACGGGGATCTCGACTTCATGACCCTCGGTGCAGTCGTCGAAGCCGTGGCACAACAACCCCTCGACGTTTTTTGCGCGGAGCAGATCTTCGGGCCACTGGGGATGAAGGACACGCGCTTTTTGCCGCTGCCCGTCGACGGCACGAGTTCGCAAGACGCGGTCCCGGCAGAATTGCGCCGCCGCATTGCCGCCACCGAAAACTGTTCATGGCGCGACCGCATTCTCTGGGGCGAAGTGCACGATCCGAATGCGTCGGCGATGGGAGGAGTGGCGGGACACGCGGGGTTGTTCGCCACCGCGGACGACGTCATGACCTTTGCCGGGGCCTTCCTCGACGGCTGGCACGGCCGCAGCGATCTATTCCCCAAAACCCTGGTGCGCGAATTCTGCACTCGGCAGCATCTGCCCGAGGACTCCGACTGGGCAATGGGTTGGGACACGCCGACCCAGGGGGCTTCATCTTCCGGCAATTATTTTTCTCCCAACTCCGTCGGACACCTCGGGTTTACCGGAACTTCTCTTTGGATCGATCTCGAACGGGAAGCCATCGTCGTCATGCTCACCAATCGCGTGCATCTGGTCGCGAAGCGAAGTCGCTTCGAACTTCGGCCCAAGATTCACGACTTCATCATAGATGCCTTCATCTCCGGCTGA
- the pepQ gene encoding Xaa-Pro dipeptidase yields the protein MNWQGLFGDHLRAVDRTTVSALVASAQQGASFDTIVFHAGRLATYHGDDLEVPFRTHPHFLRFAPVPGPDHLLVYRPGRPVRLLRAAGHDFWHAPLPELDDWVQQSLEIDEVEDPVAAFIRLEDLGTCAFVGDDAETASALGIAQDCFEPVSLLTALDWQRGTKTPYEVACLREAQRIASLGHAVVRKGVVESHSEHRLHLSYLEATRQLDPELPYPNIIAWDEASAVLHYQHRRTHAPAPGQSFLIDAGARCNGYASDITRTYCAGSQGAGSSEFRALLDGMESLQQGLVDEVRPGLSFVALHRMAEERVAQLLCDVGVIRIEQAEARERGLVFPFFPHGLGHHLGLQVHDVGGKQTDPSGSIREPPDDCPHLRTTRDLETGQVITIEPGLYFIPSLLEPMRAGPDSELLDWKLLDLMTCWGGIRIEDDILVTKDGAENLTRPFVPGHL from the coding sequence GTGAACTGGCAAGGCTTGTTCGGGGATCATCTGCGCGCGGTCGACCGCACGACTGTTTCGGCGCTTGTTGCCTCCGCCCAACAGGGGGCGAGCTTCGACACCATCGTCTTTCACGCTGGGCGTCTGGCGACCTACCACGGCGATGATCTCGAGGTCCCGTTCCGCACGCATCCCCACTTCCTGCGCTTTGCGCCAGTTCCAGGGCCGGATCATCTCCTGGTCTACCGACCGGGTCGGCCCGTGCGGCTGCTGCGCGCGGCGGGTCATGATTTCTGGCACGCCCCGCTACCCGAGCTCGACGATTGGGTGCAGCAATCCCTCGAGATCGACGAGGTCGAAGACCCGGTCGCCGCCTTCATACGGCTAGAGGATCTGGGGACCTGTGCATTCGTCGGTGATGACGCGGAAACCGCGAGCGCGCTGGGCATTGCGCAAGATTGCTTCGAGCCGGTCTCTCTGTTGACTGCCCTCGATTGGCAGCGCGGGACCAAGACTCCCTATGAGGTTGCTTGCCTGCGCGAAGCGCAGCGCATCGCCAGCCTCGGGCATGCCGTCGTTCGCAAGGGAGTTGTTGAGTCGCACTCCGAACATCGGCTTCACCTCAGCTACCTCGAGGCGACTCGGCAACTCGATCCGGAACTTCCCTATCCCAACATCATCGCGTGGGATGAGGCTTCAGCCGTACTCCACTACCAACACCGTCGCACCCATGCCCCCGCTCCGGGCCAGTCGTTTCTCATCGATGCCGGCGCACGTTGCAATGGCTACGCGAGCGATATCACCCGAACCTATTGCGCGGGCAGTCAGGGGGCGGGGAGCAGTGAGTTCCGCGCGCTGCTCGACGGGATGGAAAGCCTCCAGCAGGGCCTGGTAGACGAAGTGCGTCCCGGTCTGAGTTTCGTTGCGCTGCATCGCATGGCCGAAGAGCGAGTGGCGCAGCTGCTCTGTGATGTCGGCGTCATCCGGATCGAGCAGGCCGAAGCGCGCGAGCGAGGCCTGGTCTTTCCCTTCTTCCCACACGGCCTCGGCCACCATCTAGGGCTTCAGGTGCACGACGTGGGTGGGAAGCAAACGGATCCCAGCGGGTCTATCCGCGAGCCCCCGGACGACTGCCCCCATCTGCGCACAACCCGCGATCTCGAAACGGGACAAGTCATCACCATCGAGCCCGGTCTCTATTTCATCCCGTCCTTGCTCGAGCCCATGCGCGCCGGCCCGGACAGCGAGCTGCTGGATTGGAAGCTTCTCGATCTCATGACCTGCTGGGGAGGAATCCGCATCGAAGACGATATCCTCGTGACAAAGGATGGTGCTGAAAACCTGACGCGCCCGTTCGTGCCGGGACACCTGTAG
- a CDS encoding cysteine desulfurase, which translates to MSSRPIYLDHQATTPLDPRVLEAMLPYFREDYGNASSSTHAFGWRADAAVEDARERIAAQLGASPKEIIFTSGATESNNLAIQGVLGALSTVPHTIVTLETEHPSVLEACRFQAAQGHREVRLPVDSDGLVTPEAVEVALEDRTALVSVAAANSEIGVLQPIADIARCCHERGVLFHCDAAQAIGKVPLRFDDSEIDLLSFSAHKIYGPKGIGVLCVRERRPGIRLRPLYVGGGQERGIRPGTLAVPLIVGLARALDLCLEEQAQEGKRLVELRELLRERIEAAIPSVILNGHPTRRLPGNLNLSFAGVNGERLLLALSDLALSNGSACSSATGEPSHVLLALGRDADLARATLRFGLGRGTRLEDVEQAAESVIRAVKQEISR; encoded by the coding sequence ATGAGTAGCCGTCCTATCTATTTGGATCATCAGGCCACCACGCCACTCGACCCTCGCGTGCTGGAAGCCATGCTCCCCTATTTCCGCGAAGACTACGGGAATGCATCGAGCAGCACCCACGCTTTTGGTTGGCGTGCCGATGCTGCGGTTGAAGATGCGCGCGAGCGCATCGCCGCGCAGCTCGGAGCGTCTCCAAAGGAGATCATCTTTACCAGCGGTGCGACCGAGAGCAACAACCTCGCGATCCAGGGTGTGTTGGGTGCGCTGTCGACCGTCCCACACACGATTGTGACACTCGAAACCGAGCACCCATCAGTGCTCGAAGCTTGTCGATTCCAGGCCGCCCAGGGCCACCGCGAAGTGCGACTTCCGGTGGATTCGGACGGTCTCGTCACCCCCGAAGCGGTCGAAGTCGCGCTCGAAGATCGAACGGCGCTCGTGAGTGTGGCCGCGGCCAACAGCGAAATTGGTGTTCTGCAACCGATCGCCGATATCGCGCGCTGTTGTCACGAACGCGGGGTGTTATTCCACTGCGACGCGGCTCAGGCGATTGGCAAGGTTCCGCTCAGATTCGATGACAGCGAAATCGACTTGCTGTCGTTTTCTGCACATAAAATTTACGGGCCCAAGGGGATTGGGGTTCTCTGCGTTCGAGAACGGCGCCCGGGCATCCGGCTTCGGCCGCTGTATGTTGGCGGGGGACAGGAGCGGGGCATTCGGCCCGGGACCCTGGCCGTGCCCTTGATCGTGGGGCTGGCTCGGGCTCTGGATCTCTGCCTGGAAGAACAAGCCCAGGAGGGAAAGCGCCTGGTTGAGCTGCGCGAGCTATTACGCGAGCGCATCGAAGCCGCAATTCCATCGGTGATTCTGAACGGGCATCCTACGCGCAGGTTGCCGGGCAATCTGAACCTCTCCTTTGCGGGGGTCAACGGCGAGCGCCTGCTGCTGGCGCTCAGCGATCTCGCACTTTCGAACGGTTCTGCCTGTAGTTCGGCGACTGGCGAGCCCAGTCACGTGCTGCTGGCGCTCGGCAGAGATGCGGACCTGGCCCGGGCGACGCTCCGTTTCGGTCTCGGGCGCGGGACCCGCCTGGAAGATGTCGAACAGGCCGCGGAGAGTGTCATTCGGGCGGTAAAACAAGAGATTTCCCGCTAG
- the cysC gene encoding adenylyl-sulfate kinase: protein MSVKSKNLTWHDGQVSRTSREEMLGQKGVTIWFTGLSGSGKSTIAVAAEAALRKQGRLTYILDGDNVRQGLNSNLGFSPEDRTENIRRIGEVSKLFTDAGVIVLTAFISPYREDRDQVREIMAEGDFLEVHVSTDVETCEKRDVKGLYKKARSGEIPNFTGISAPYEAPEKPELVMKTGAQSVDESVAQLLGFLQDQGYLSA from the coding sequence TTGAGCGTCAAATCGAAGAATCTCACGTGGCACGATGGACAGGTCAGTCGGACCTCTCGCGAGGAAATGCTGGGTCAAAAGGGTGTGACGATCTGGTTCACGGGCCTTTCGGGCTCGGGGAAGTCCACGATCGCAGTTGCGGCCGAGGCAGCGTTGCGGAAGCAGGGGCGCCTCACCTACATCCTGGACGGCGATAACGTTCGCCAGGGTCTGAACAGCAATCTCGGATTCTCGCCCGAAGATCGCACCGAGAATATTCGCCGAATTGGCGAGGTTTCCAAGCTCTTTACCGACGCCGGGGTAATCGTGCTGACCGCGTTCATTTCGCCCTACCGCGAAGACCGGGACCAGGTGCGAGAGATCATGGCCGAAGGCGATTTTCTCGAGGTTCATGTTTCCACGGATGTCGAAACCTGCGAGAAGCGTGACGTGAAGGGGCTCTACAAGAAGGCCCGATCCGGTGAGATCCCGAATTTCACTGGAATCTCGGCTCCCTATGAAGCGCCAGAGAAGCCCGAACTCGTCATGAAAACCGGGGCGCAATCGGTCGACGAAAGCGTCGCCCAGCTGCTGGGTTTCTTGCAGGATCAGGGCTATCTATCGGCATAG
- a CDS encoding tetratricopeptide repeat protein: MSLAAVLALSIVLSGCSTLSALKSGPSRTSTANRPDLDVGYDVLLAEMSLGDGNYFEAKRALIRAVAKDPNSAYLEMRLSRIDAHIENLAGAIVHAERAVELDPEREDARILLGGLYRLTQDVSGAARVLLSEDGTPVSDAAALLLYQVYFENARLNDALQITEYLVANRPEMLGGFMALATIYERLGKPAQAERILREALEQHSDRFVLYSRLARLKRSSGDRLGEIAVYREGLARRPTHYGSLLSLAEALVTANDLDGAIETYESIVTHYPKDVKAVRRLASLEFSAGRHERSALLLDQALIDFPGHFELAYSLGQVRRNMEQPELARAAFELIPQGSGSYIEARAQIISILEDARDFAAALAEVNALREMSPARTLDFHAAGLYLRIDDFETGEAILNAILAEDPDDEEALYQLGLFLGMAAETDRALEAMLKVLEINPDNAHALNYLGYTWAERGQNLDRAEEMIVRALAQRPNDGFITDSLGWVYYMRGRSLLGADSPVLGTEFLLRARDHLTLAAELTGGDPVVSEHLGDVYRILNEKQRAYEFYRQAVEMDHREDEQPNLLEKLDDLRRELGEL; the protein is encoded by the coding sequence GTGAGCCTCGCCGCCGTGCTGGCGCTCAGCATCGTCCTCTCGGGTTGTTCCACGCTCTCGGCGCTGAAATCCGGACCGTCCCGGACCAGTACAGCGAACCGACCAGACCTGGACGTCGGCTACGATGTCCTGCTCGCGGAAATGTCTCTGGGAGACGGCAACTATTTCGAGGCCAAGCGAGCCCTGATTCGGGCCGTGGCCAAGGATCCCAACTCGGCGTATCTCGAAATGCGCCTGAGCCGGATCGACGCCCATATCGAAAACCTGGCAGGTGCGATCGTCCACGCCGAGCGTGCTGTCGAACTCGATCCCGAGCGCGAAGACGCGCGCATCCTGCTCGGCGGGTTGTATCGGCTGACTCAGGATGTTTCGGGCGCCGCACGGGTCTTGCTGTCGGAGGATGGAACTCCCGTCAGCGACGCTGCCGCACTCTTGCTCTACCAGGTGTACTTCGAAAACGCACGCTTGAACGATGCGCTCCAGATCACGGAGTACCTGGTCGCCAATCGCCCGGAGATGCTCGGTGGCTTCATGGCCTTGGCGACCATCTACGAGCGCCTGGGAAAGCCGGCGCAGGCCGAGCGCATCCTGCGTGAAGCCCTCGAGCAGCATTCCGATCGCTTCGTGCTCTACAGCCGTCTGGCGCGACTCAAGCGATCGAGTGGCGATCGCCTGGGTGAAATTGCGGTGTACCGAGAAGGGCTTGCACGCCGCCCAACGCATTATGGCAGCCTCCTCAGTCTCGCCGAAGCGTTGGTGACCGCGAACGATCTCGACGGTGCGATCGAAACCTACGAAAGCATCGTGACGCACTATCCCAAGGACGTGAAGGCGGTGCGCCGGCTCGCGTCCCTCGAGTTCTCCGCGGGTCGCCACGAGCGCTCCGCGCTGTTGCTCGATCAAGCCCTGATCGATTTTCCGGGCCACTTCGAACTTGCCTATTCCCTGGGCCAGGTTCGTCGCAACATGGAGCAACCGGAACTCGCCCGAGCGGCCTTCGAGCTGATTCCCCAAGGCAGTGGAAGCTACATCGAAGCGCGGGCCCAGATCATTTCGATTCTCGAGGACGCCAGAGACTTCGCGGCGGCGCTTGCGGAGGTCAACGCCCTGCGCGAGATGTCACCAGCGCGGACACTTGATTTCCACGCTGCGGGTCTCTACTTGCGAATCGACGACTTCGAGACCGGCGAAGCCATTCTCAACGCGATCCTTGCCGAAGATCCCGACGACGAAGAAGCGCTCTACCAACTCGGGCTGTTCCTCGGAATGGCGGCCGAGACCGATCGCGCGCTCGAAGCGATGCTCAAGGTGCTCGAAATCAACCCCGACAACGCCCACGCGCTCAACTACCTGGGTTATACCTGGGCCGAGCGGGGCCAGAACCTCGACCGCGCCGAAGAAATGATCGTGAGGGCACTGGCCCAGCGACCGAACGACGGTTTCATTACGGACAGCCTCGGCTGGGTCTACTACATGCGTGGTCGCAGCCTGCTCGGTGCCGACAGCCCGGTACTCGGCACCGAGTTCCTGCTGCGTGCAAGAGACCACCTCACCCTGGCCGCCGAACTCACCGGCGGAGATCCGGTGGTTTCCGAACACCTCGGCGATGTCTATCGCATCCTCAACGAGAAACAGCGGGCCTACGAGTTCTACCGCCAGGCGGTGGAGATGGATCACCGAGAAGACGAACAACCCAACCTACTCGAAAAGCTCGATGATCTGCGGCGGGAGCTGGGTGAACTGTGA